TCACGAGGCTCATGTCGTGCTCGATCAGCAGCACCGCGACGCCGAACTCGCGGCGCAGCCGGTCGATCAGGTGCTGCAGCTCGATCTTCTCCTGCGGGTTGAGGCCGGCCGCCGGCTCGTCGAGCATCAAGAGGCGCGGCTCGGTGATCATGCAGCGCGCGATCTCGAGCCGGCGCTGGTGGCCGTACGACAGCGTGCCCGCCGGCCGGTTGGCGACCGACGTCAGGTTCATCCGCTCGAGCCACACGGCCGCACGTTCGAGCGCTTCCTTCTCCGCGCGCCGGTAGGCCGGCGTCGCGAACAGGCCGTGCAGCAGGCCCGACTTCACCTTGCGGTGCTGCGCGACGAGCAGGTTCTCGACGACCGTCAGCGACTTGAACAGGCGGATGTTCTGGAACGTCCGCACGAGGCCTTTCACCGCGATCTGGTGGCTCGCGAGCCCGGCAATCGGATGACCGTCGAGCACGACGTTGCCCCCGGTCGGCTTGTAGAACCCGCCGACGCAGTTGAACACGGTGGTCTTGCCCGCACCGTTCGGCCCGATGATCGCGAACACCTCGTCGCGGCGCACGTCGAAATCGATGCCGTCGACGGCGAGCAGCCCGCCGAAGCGCATCTGCAGCCCGGCGACCTTCAACAGTTCTGCATTCATTGCGGCAGCTCCACGTGCGGACGGCTCGCGGGCAACAGGCCCTGCGGACGCCACATCATCATCAACACCATCACCAGGCCGAAGATCAGCATCCGGTACTCGGCAAAGCCGCGCGCGACTTCCGGCAGCACGGTCAGCAGGATCGCCGCGAGGATCACGCCGAGCTGCGAGCCCATCCCTCCGAGCACGACGATCGCGAGGATCAGCGCCGACTCGATGAAGGTGAACGATTCCGGGTTCACGAGGCCCTGGCGCGCCGCGAAGAACGCGCCGCCGATGCCCGCGAACGCCGCGCCGAGCGTGAATGCCGACAGCTTGATGCGCGTCGGGTTCAGGCCCAGCGAACGGCACGCGATCTCGTCGTCGCGCAGCGCTTCCCACGCGCGGCCCATCGGCATGCGGATCAGGCGGCTCGTCACGAACAGCGTGAAGCCGACCAGCAGCAGCGCGAGCAGGTACAGGAAGATCACCATGTGCTCGCCGCTGTACTCGAGGCCGATCAGCTCGTGGAAGGTCTTCGCGCCTTCGACGCTCGCGCTGCGCGCCATCTCGAAGCCGAACACGGTCGGCTTCGGAATGCCGGAGATGCCGTCCGGGCCGCCGGTGAGGCTCGTCAGGTTGTTCGCGAGCAGGCGGATGATCTCGCCGAAGCCGAGCGTGACGATCGCGAGATAGTCGCCGCGCAGCCGCAGCACCGGGAAGCCGAGCAGGAAGCCGAACGTCGCCGACGCGATCGCGGCGAGCGGCAGGCACTCCCAGAACGTGAGCCCGAAGTACTGGTTGAGCATCGCGTACGTATAGCCGCCGACCGCGTAGAAGCCGACGTAGCCGAGGTCGAGCAGGCCCGCGAAGCCGACCACGATGTTCAGCCCGAGGCCGAGGATCACGTAGATCAGCGCGAGCGTCGCGACGTCGACCGCGCCGCGCGACCCGAAGAACGGCCACACGAGCCCGACCGCGAGCAGCGCCCAGACGATCGCGCGCTGCTGCCGCGCGCCCATCGCGGGCAGCGCCGGCAGCGTCACCGCGGCTTTCGCGCGCGTGAGCCACGGCTTGAACAGCTGGAACAGGAACACGGCCGCGACCGCGATCCACACGGGGCGCCAGTGCGGCTCGAGCACGACCTGGTAGCCGTCGAGCTTCAGTTGCAGGCCGAGCACGGGCACCGTGAGGATCGCCGTCAGCAGCGCAGCGGCCGCGGCGTTCTTCAGCGTGTCGCCGAACGATGCGCCGGCAGCCGGCCGGCGGACGGAAATGACTTGACTCATCTGCGCCTCCCTCAAACCTTTTCGATGTCCGACTTGCCGAGCAGGCCGGTCGGGCGGAAGAGCAGGATCAGCACGAGCAGGCCGAACGCGACGACGTCCTTGTACTCGGCCGGCATGTAGCCCGCCGCGAAGGTTTCGGCGAGGCCGAGCAGCACGCCGCCGAGCATCGCGCCCGGAATGCTGCCGATGCCGCCGAGCACCGCGGCGGTGAACGCCTTGATGCCCGCGACGAAGCCGATGTACGGGTTCAGCTTGCCGATCGTCAGGCCGATCAGCACGCCGCCGACGGCTGCGAGCATCGCGCCGAGCACGAACGTGAACGAGATCACGCGGTTCGTGTCGATGCCGAGCAGGTTCGCCATCTTCATGTCCTCGGCGCACGCGCGGCATGCACGGCCCATCCGCGAGTGCGAGATGAACAGCGTGAGCGCGATCATCAGCGCGATCGTCACGCAGACGATCAAGAGGCGCGCATACGGCACCGTGACGTCGAAGTCGCCGCCGAGATGGATGTCGAACGCGCCGGAGATCAGCACGGGCACGGACACGTCGCGCGCGCCCTGGCCGATCTGCACGTAGTTCTGCAGAAAGATCGACATGCCGATCGCGGAGATCAGCGGCACGAGGCGCGGGCCGCCGCGCAGCGGCCGGTACGCGACGCGCTCGACCGCGAAGCCGTACAGCCCGGTGACGAGCACCGACACGATCAGCGCCGCGCCGAGCACGAGCGGCAGCGGATAGCCGGCGGACACGCCGATCGCCGTGAGGGTCACGAGGCCCACGTACGCGCCGATCATGTAGATCTCGCCGTGGGCGAAGTTGATCATGCCGATGATGCCGTAGACCATCGAGTAGCCGATGGCGATCAGCGCATAGATCGCGCCCAGCGTCAGGCCGTTGACCAGCTGCTGGGCGAATTGCGGAAAGAAATCAGTCATGTGCGGGAAGCTCCCGGTAGCGCCGCGCCGGGCGCCGCCGCCGGATCTCGGCGGGGCTGCGGGCAACGCACGGTGTCGTCACGAGCCGCCCGATGGCCGTTCGCGCGGCCAAATACGCACCCGCCCCGCGCGGGTTTCGAGCGGGGCGGGTGCGCGGGCGGGTACTCCGTTTAGTTGGCGGCGACCACCGTCTTGGTCGCGTCCTTGTGCCACGTGTAGACGACGAACTTGAACGCCTTCAGGTCACCCTGCGCGTCGTACGCGACCTTGCCGATCGGCGTGTCGAACGTCGTCTTGTGCAGGTACGCGGCGACCTTCGTCGGGTCGGTCGACTTCGCTCCGGCGATCCCGTCGGCGATGATCTTCACCGCTGCGTATGCCGGCATCTGGAACGGGCCGTTCGCGTCGCGCTTCTTGTCGGCGAACGCCTTCACGAGCGATGCGTTGGCCGGGTCGGCCGTGAAATCGGCCGGCAGCGTGACGAGCATGCCTTCCGACGACGGGCCGGCGATCGCCGTCACGTCCTTGTTGCCGACGCCCTCAGGCCCCATGAAGGTGGCCTTCACGCCCTGCTCGCGCGCCTGGCGCATCAGCAGGCCCATTTCCGGGTGGTAGCCGCCGAAGTAGACGAAATCGACGCCTTGCGACTTCAGCTTCGTGATGATCGCCGAGTAGTCCGAATCGCCGGCGTTGATGCCTTCGAACAGCACGACCGGGATCTTCGCGGCTTCGAGGTCCTTCTTCACCGACGATGCGATGCCCTGGCCGTACGACTGCTTGTCGTGCAGCACCGCGACCTTCTTCGGCTTCACTTGCGTGATGATGTACTTCGCCGCCGCCGGGCCTTGCTGGTCGTCGCGGCCGATCGTGCGGAAGATGAAGTGGCGCTTCTTGCCTTCGGTCAGCTGCGGCGCGGTGGCCGACGGCGTGACCATCACGATGCCTTCGTTCTCGTAGATGTCGGACGCGGGAATCGTCGAACCCGAGCACACGTGGCCGATCACGTACTTGATCTTCTGGCTGACGATCTTGTTCGCGACCGCGACGGCCTGCTTCGGCTCGCACGCGTCGTCCATCATCACCACTTCGAACTTGTTGCCGCCCGCGCCGCCCGCCGCGTTGATCTGCTCGATCGCGGTCAGTGCGCCGGCCTTCACCATGTCGCCGTACTGGGCGACCGAGCCGCTCATCGGCCCGGCGATGGCGATCTTCACGGTTTCCGCTTGCGCGGCGGCGGCACCGGCGGCGAACAGCACGGCGGCGACGGAGATGGACGTAAGACGGGACAGCGTCATCAGGAGCTCCTCGATGTTGTTAGTCATACGGGCAAAGGCGGCATGACTTGCGCAATCGAACAGCACCCGGGGCGAGGACATGGGACACGCCCGAGACACATGAAGACGGACCTGCGGTGGAATGATGCGTAGCGGGGCCCGGCTCTTGCAGTCCCCAAGGGGACGTCTGGTTCGGAAAGACATCGTGATGCGTCTTGCATTGCGCAAGCGTTTCGCCTGCCCCGCTTGCCAAAGCGCTCGCCGGATGGATGGTCCGACAGCCGTTGGCAAGGCAGCCGAAATTATATGGGCGTTTTTGAAACGTCTGTCAAAAATGCGGCTCCTATGAGGGAAAACACGGAGAAACCTCGGGCGGCGGCGGTGGCGATCTGGGAGCAACTGGGTGACGGTCGTGAGGTTGGTGGCCGGTGCAATCGGGTTGCGATTTTGAAGCTCTCTGCACGATGAAGCCTTGCTGGACAACGCGTTCGGCGAGATCGGGAGGCATGACGCGTGATTCGGAAGTCGTGCACGGCTGTATGCCGCGGCAGGTATTCAACAGAGGATTCGGGCGAACGCACCGGCGTGGGGCGCGAGCGGATCGCGCGATTTCCTTCTTTATGCTGACGATTTCATGCGCCGCGAAAGCATATTGTTATATCTGTGAAATAATTCGAACTCGCAACCGCAATCCAGCCAGCCCTCCTGCACGTCGTTTGACGCGCCCCTGTCGCGCCCCCTGTCGCACCGCAGCCAGCCAGTGATCTGCCGTTTTTCTCGTTGCATGTCACCTGCCGGAGGGCCCGATGCATCATCCTCTTCGTTTTTCTTCCGCCGCCACCATTGCGTGCGCGCTTTCGCTCGGTGCTGCCGACGCTTCGAGTCGCGATTCGCTGATCGACGGTTCGGGCAATACCAATCTGTTTCATTCGGAACGTCGCGCCGCAGCCCGGAACGACGTCCGCCCGGTTCGCGCGAAACGACGCGAGAAGGAAGCGGTGCCGCTCAAGCGCAGCCCGTTCGATACGCGCGATACGCGTGCATTGCGTGTGTCGGGGGACAAGCTCGAGCCGCAGCCTTCGACGGGCGGCGGCCTCGGTCGCGTGCTGTCGGAGATCGAACAGCGCGAGCAGCGCCGGAACGAACATCTGTGGGCCGACGAGCAGCGGCCCGTCGATGTACCGCACTACTCCATCGGCGCGCCGAATCCATTCCTCTACGTGCCCGACGCGTCGAACCGGTTCAATTCGGCTGTGCTGCCACCGCCGCCGCGTGCGTTGTTCTACGACAACGGTGCGCGCTCGCGTTGCGTGGTTACGCGCGGCGCGGGGACGTCGCGGTCGGTTTGCAATATCGGGAGGTGATGGGGGGCTGTGGTGGGGTAGCAGTTGCCGTCAGGCATCCTGTGCCACCGTCGCCCGGCAGATCAGAACTGCCAATCCTGCTGGTGCATGAACTCCTCGAGATCGATACACGGAATCTCGAAATGGGCGCATACGTTGGGAATCTTCGCGGCGTGCGGCTTCGGCACCAAGCCGGCGCCCGCACGCTGCCACCCCTCTTCGGTCACGACCGTTCCCCGGCGCACCCTGGCGCACGCTATGACGAACGGATCGGCGACCGGCGTGCCCTTGAG
The sequence above is drawn from the Burkholderia ubonensis genome and encodes:
- the livG gene encoding high-affinity branched-chain amino acid ABC transporter ATP-binding protein LivG; this translates as MNAELLKVAGLQMRFGGLLAVDGIDFDVRRDEVFAIIGPNGAGKTTVFNCVGGFYKPTGGNVVLDGHPIAGLASHQIAVKGLVRTFQNIRLFKSLTVVENLLVAQHRKVKSGLLHGLFATPAYRRAEKEALERAAVWLERMNLTSVANRPAGTLSYGHQRRLEIARCMITEPRLLMLDEPAAGLNPQEKIELQHLIDRLRREFGVAVLLIEHDMSLVMGVSDRILVMEHGRPIVIGTPEAVRNDPRVIKAYLGEE
- a CDS encoding high-affinity branched-chain amino acid ABC transporter permease LivM produces the protein MSQVISVRRPAAGASFGDTLKNAAAAALLTAILTVPVLGLQLKLDGYQVVLEPHWRPVWIAVAAVFLFQLFKPWLTRAKAAVTLPALPAMGARQQRAIVWALLAVGLVWPFFGSRGAVDVATLALIYVILGLGLNIVVGFAGLLDLGYVGFYAVGGYTYAMLNQYFGLTFWECLPLAAIASATFGFLLGFPVLRLRGDYLAIVTLGFGEIIRLLANNLTSLTGGPDGISGIPKPTVFGFEMARSASVEGAKTFHELIGLEYSGEHMVIFLYLLALLLVGFTLFVTSRLIRMPMGRAWEALRDDEIACRSLGLNPTRIKLSAFTLGAAFAGIGGAFFAARQGLVNPESFTFIESALILAIVVLGGMGSQLGVILAAILLTVLPEVARGFAEYRMLIFGLVMVLMMMWRPQGLLPASRPHVELPQ
- the livH gene encoding high-affinity branched-chain amino acid ABC transporter permease LivH; the encoded protein is MTDFFPQFAQQLVNGLTLGAIYALIAIGYSMVYGIIGMINFAHGEIYMIGAYVGLVTLTAIGVSAGYPLPLVLGAALIVSVLVTGLYGFAVERVAYRPLRGGPRLVPLISAIGMSIFLQNYVQIGQGARDVSVPVLISGAFDIHLGGDFDVTVPYARLLIVCVTIALMIALTLFISHSRMGRACRACAEDMKMANLLGIDTNRVISFTFVLGAMLAAVGGVLIGLTIGKLNPYIGFVAGIKAFTAAVLGGIGSIPGAMLGGVLLGLAETFAAGYMPAEYKDVVAFGLLVLILLFRPTGLLGKSDIEKV
- a CDS encoding branched-chain amino acid ABC transporter substrate-binding protein, with the protein product MTLSRLTSISVAAVLFAAGAAAAQAETVKIAIAGPMSGSVAQYGDMVKAGALTAIEQINAAGGAGGNKFEVVMMDDACEPKQAVAVANKIVSQKIKYVIGHVCSGSTIPASDIYENEGIVMVTPSATAPQLTEGKKRHFIFRTIGRDDQQGPAAAKYIITQVKPKKVAVLHDKQSYGQGIASSVKKDLEAAKIPVVLFEGINAGDSDYSAIITKLKSQGVDFVYFGGYHPEMGLLMRQAREQGVKATFMGPEGVGNKDVTAIAGPSSEGMLVTLPADFTADPANASLVKAFADKKRDANGPFQMPAYAAVKIIADGIAGAKSTDPTKVAAYLHKTTFDTPIGKVAYDAQGDLKAFKFVVYTWHKDATKTVVAAN